From the genome of Acropora palmata chromosome 4, jaAcrPala1.3, whole genome shotgun sequence, one region includes:
- the LOC141879538 gene encoding E3 ubiquitin-protein ligase TRIM45-like → MESLMKNLKKHVTCSICLDTYTNPKTIACLHTFCCNCLERHARTSARNGKFLCPECQAEMTLPDENRFDKLPTSFHHNSLLSVLGVRQVGDGSEINCGNCKKTSVEISYCFDCEKLMCGDCENAHELLKNMAFQGHKVTPVKQFQDKDYAAMLKRQSFCSQQYHEREPTRFYCTECEMCVCQICINTIHKHHGVELLEKAVESAKDEIQRLAEMTKERITTCDASIRQLEEMEAEMEANVASSKRKVSRAADQIVAKARGLERDNITALENRRLSSAQKFHSAKQQIQSFAKQFTQVIDFAKEIVQISSCSDIIQSHQQIESRFRDLDKTPIPPLPACSSAMFVQTCNPSSLELGFTTTTDVDVNESPVNGLNQEFQAGVEGTLVVRPRIHPEEGVTEAANTKIYVQVLMEPVEKVSSMDVFDQGDGSYEVKFVAKVPGCLKVTVKINNKELANSPFTVHVRERRIQVFGELEFVGKVPEHPSGIAVNGEGLIAVSDFKGHCILIYNAKGECQRELGGYGINEGQFNQPSSIIFINDDEVLVADEKNNRIQQLNVKTGNFVKSFGKEGTGTGEFKYPSGVCMNDSGNIVIADTYNNRVQVLTDDGKHLLTFGGNGVGKLELPVRCIYWRNTYIVSSCKNHFLNVFDCRGKFLCQIGKSGAENRQLPRRLWGFCIEGYRNHQNLLVSDIKNGCIYQFTTDNCFTGKTVAKLGRVPVMTAAPDGRILAFVWKSSLN, encoded by the exons ATGGAGTCTTTGATGAAAAATCTTAAGAAACACGTTACTTGTTCTATCTGTTTAGACACTTATACCAATCCCAAGACGATAGCTTGTCTTCATACATTTTGCTGCAACTGTCTGGAGAGGCATGCACGAACAAGCGCTAGAAATGGAAAGTTTCTCTGCCCCGAATGTCAGGCAGAAATGACTCTCCCTGACGAAAATCGATTCGACAAACTACCCACAAGTTTTCATCACAATAGTTTGCTGAGTGTTCTGGGCGTCCGACAAGTCGGCGATGGAAGCGAGATCAATTGTGGCAATTGTAAGAAGACCAGTGTAGAAATAAGTTATTGCTTCGACTGCGAGAAGTTGATGTGCGGTGACTGTGAAAACGCTCATGAATTGTTGAAGAACATGGCCTTCCAAGGCCACAAGGTGACTCCAGTGAAGCAATTCCAAGATAAAGACTACGCAGCGATGTTAAAGAGGCAGTCCTTCTGCTCTCAGCAATATCACGAACGAGAGCCAACACGATTTTACTGCACGGAATGCGAAATGTGTGTTTGTCAGATTTGCATCAACACCATACACAAACACCACGGAGTCGAACTACTTGAGAAGGCAGTGGAAAGTGCGAAAGACGAGATTCAAAGGCTAGCTGAgatgacaaaagaaagaatCACAACCTGCGATGCTTCAATTCGTCAGCTTGAAGAAATGGAGGCAGAGATGGAGGCAAACGTCGCTTCCTCAAAGCGTAAAGTTTCTCGAGCAGCAGATCAAATCGTGGCCAAGGCACGCGGACTTGAACGCGATAACATAACTGCCCTCGAGAACAGGCGCCTTTCGAGCGCGCAGAAGTTTCACTCGGCAAAGCAGCAAATACAGTCTTTCGCCAAGCAATTCACTCAAGTGATCGATTTCGCCAAGGAGATTGTTCAAATTAGTTCTTGTTCAGATATTATACAAAGCCATCAACAAATTGAGTCCCGTTTTAGAGACCTCGACAAGACTCCAATCCCACCACTTCCGGCTTGTTCATCAGCGATGTTTGTCCAAACTTGTAATCCATCGAGTTTAGAGCTTGGCTTCACGACAACTACCGACGTCGATGTAAATGAGTCTCCAGTCAACGGCCTGAATCAAGAATTTCAAGCTGGCGTAGAAGGCACACTTGTGGTTCGTCCAAGAATTCATCCAGAAGAAGGCGTGACTGAAGCCGCAAACACCAAAATTTATGTCCAAGTGCTGATGGAACCTGTTGAAAAGGTTTCCAGTATGGATGTTTTTGATCAAGGAGACGGAAGTTATGAAGTAAAATTTGTTGCTAAGGTTCCTGGTTGTTTGAAAGTCACGGTGAAGATCAACAACAAAGAACTTGCTAACAGTCCCTTTACCGTCCATGTGAGGGAGCGACGTATTCAGGTTTTTGGCGAGTTGGAGTTCGTGGGAAAAGTTCCGGAACATCCTTCGGGGATTGCTGTGAATGGTGAAGGGTTGATCGCAGTCAGTGATTTTAAGGGCCATTGCATTCTGATATACAATGCGAAAGGAGAGTGTCAGCGAGAACTAGGTGGGTATGGAATAAATGAAGGCCAGTTTAACCAACCATCTAGTATCATTTTCATCAACGATGACGAGGTTTTAGTTgctgatgaaaaaaataaccgCATCCAGCAATTAAACGTTAAAACAGGAAACTTTGTCAAGAGCTTTGGCAAGGAAGGAACAGGAACTGGAGAGTTCAAGTATCCCTCCGGTGTTTGCATGAATGATTCAGGGAATATTGTCATAGCTGACACTTACAACAACAGAGTCCAGGTTTTGACCGACGATGGCAAACATTTGCTTACATTTGGTGGGAATGGCGTGGGAAAACTCGAGCTACCCGTACGATGCATTTACTGGCGGAATACATATATTGTATCCAGTTGCAAGAATCACTTCTTGAATGTTTTTGACTGTCGTGGAAAGTTTCTATGCCAGATAGGAAAATCAGGTGCTGAAAACCGACAGTTACCTCGTCGTCTGTGGGGATTTTGCATCGAGGGTTATCGGAACCACCAGAATCTTCTGGTGAGCGACATTAAAAATGGTTGCATTTATCAGTTCACAACGGATAATTGCTTCACGGGAAAAACTGTTGCCAAGTTAGGACGAGTCCCAGTAATGACTGCAGCTCCAGACGGGCGTATTTTAGCTTTTG TGTGGAAAAG CTCGCTTAACTAA
- the LOC141880206 gene encoding E3 ubiquitin-protein ligase TRIM45-like has protein sequence MESLMKNLKKHVTCSICLDTYTNPKTIACLHTFCCNCLERHARTSARNGKFLCPECQAEMTLPDENRFDKLPTSFHHNSLLSVLGVRQVGDGSEINCGNCKKTSVEISYCFDCEKLMCGDCENAHELLKNMAFQGHKVTPVKQFQDKDYAAMLKRQSFCSQQYHEREPTRFYCTECEMCVCQICINTIHKHHGVELLEKAVESAKDEIQRLAEMTKERITTCDASIRQLEEMEAEMEANVASSKRKVSRAADQIVAKARGLERDNITALENRRLSSAQKFHSAKQQIQSFAKQFTQVIDFAKEIVQISSCSDIIQSHQQIESRFRDLDKTPIPPLPACSSAMFVQTCNPSSLELGFTTTTDVDVNESPVNGLNQEFQAGVEGTLVVRPRIHPEEGVTEAANTKIYVQVLMEPVEKVSSMDVFDQGDGSYEVKFVAKVPGCLKVTVKINNKELANSPFTVHVRERRIQVFGELEFVGKVPEHPSGIAVNGEGLIAVSDFKGHCILIYNAKGECQRELGGYGINEGQFNQPSSIIFINDDEVLVADEKNNRIQQLNVKTGNFVKSFGKEGTGTGEFKYPSGVCMNDSGNIVIADTYNNRVQVLTDDGKHLLTFGGNGVGKLELPVRCIYWRNTYIVSSCKNHFLNVFDCRGKFLCQIGKSGAENRQLPRRLWGFCIEGYRNHQNLLVSDIKNGCIYQFTTDNCFTGKTVAKLGRVPVMTAAPDGRILAFGEKRKKMLFLK, from the coding sequence ATGGAGTCTTTGATGAAAAATCTTAAGAAACACGTTACTTGTTCTATCTGTTTAGACACTTATACCAATCCCAAGACGATAGCTTGTCTTCATACATTTTGCTGCAACTGTCTGGAGAGGCATGCACGAACAAGCGCTAGAAATGGAAAGTTTCTCTGCCCCGAATGTCAGGCAGAAATGACTCTCCCTGACGAAAATCGATTCGACAAACTACCCACAAGTTTTCATCACAATAGTTTGCTGAGTGTTCTGGGCGTCCGACAAGTCGGCGATGGAAGCGAGATCAATTGTGGCAATTGTAAGAAGACCAGTGTAGAAATAAGTTATTGCTTCGACTGCGAGAAGTTGATGTGCGGTGACTGTGAAAACGCTCATGAATTGTTGAAGAACATGGCCTTCCAAGGCCACAAGGTGACTCCAGTGAAGCAATTCCAAGATAAAGACTACGCAGCGATGTTAAAGAGGCAGTCCTTCTGCTCTCAGCAATATCACGAACGAGAGCCAACACGATTTTACTGCACGGAATGCGAAATGTGTGTTTGTCAGATTTGCATCAACACCATACACAAACACCACGGAGTCGAACTACTTGAGAAGGCAGTGGAAAGTGCGAAAGACGAGATTCAAAGGCTAGCTGAgatgacaaaagaaagaatCACAACCTGCGATGCTTCAATTCGTCAGCTTGAAGAAATGGAGGCAGAGATGGAGGCAAACGTCGCTTCCTCAAAGCGTAAAGTTTCTCGAGCAGCAGATCAAATCGTGGCCAAGGCACGCGGACTTGAACGCGATAACATAACTGCCCTCGAGAACAGGCGCCTTTCGAGCGCGCAGAAGTTTCACTCGGCAAAGCAGCAAATACAGTCTTTCGCCAAGCAATTCACTCAAGTGATCGATTTCGCCAAGGAGATTGTTCAAATTAGTTCTTGTTCAGATATTATACAAAGCCATCAACAAATTGAGTCCCGTTTTAGAGACCTCGACAAGACTCCAATCCCACCACTTCCGGCTTGTTCATCAGCGATGTTTGTCCAAACTTGTAATCCATCGAGTTTAGAGCTTGGCTTCACGACAACTACCGACGTCGATGTAAATGAGTCTCCAGTCAACGGCCTGAATCAAGAATTTCAAGCTGGCGTAGAAGGCACACTTGTGGTTCGTCCAAGAATTCATCCAGAAGAAGGCGTGACTGAAGCCGCAAACACCAAAATTTATGTCCAAGTGCTGATGGAACCTGTTGAAAAGGTTTCCAGTATGGATGTTTTTGATCAAGGAGACGGAAGTTATGAAGTAAAATTTGTTGCTAAGGTTCCTGGTTGTTTGAAAGTCACGGTGAAGATCAACAACAAAGAACTTGCTAACAGTCCCTTTACTGTCCATGTGAGGGAGCGACGTATTCAGGTTTTTGGCGAGTTGGAGTTCGTGGGAAAAGTTCCGGAACATCCTTCGGGGATTGCTGTGAATGGTGAAGGGTTGATCGCAGTCAGTGATTTTAAGGGCCATTGCATTCTGATATACAATGCGAAAGGAGAGTGTCAGCGAGAACTAGGTGGGTATGGAATAAATGAAGGCCAGTTTAACCAACCATCTAGTATCATTTTCATCAACGATGACGAGGTTTTAGTTgctgatgaaaaaaataaccgCATCCAGCAATTAAACGTTAAAACAGGAAACTTTGTCAAGAGCTTTGGCAAGGAAGGAACAGGAACTGGAGAGTTCAAGTATCCCTCCGGTGTTTGCATGAATGATTCAGGGAATATTGTCATAGCTGACACTTACAACAACAGAGTCCAGGTTTTGACCGACGATGGCAAACATTTGCTTACATTTGGTGGGAATGGCGTGGGAAAACTCGAGCTACCCGTACGATGCATTTACTGGCGGAATACATATATTGTATCCAGTTGCAAGAATCACTTCTTGAATGTTTTTGACTGTCGTGGAAAGTTTCTATGCCAGATAGGAAAATCAGGTGCTGAAAACCGACAGTTACCTCGTCGTCTGTGGGGATTTTGCATCGAGGGTTATCGGAACCACCAGAATCTTCTGGTGAGCGACATTAAAAATGGTTGCATTTATCAGTTCACAACGGATAATTGCTTCACGGGAAAAACTGTTGCCAAGTTAGGACGAGTCCCAGTAATGACTGCAGCTCCAGACGGGCGTATTTTAGCTTTTGGtgagaaacgaaaaaaaatgcttttcttgaaatag